The Acipenser ruthenus unplaced genomic scaffold, fAciRut3.2 maternal haplotype, whole genome shotgun sequence genome has a window encoding:
- the LOC117394717 gene encoding 2-hydroxyacyl-CoA lyase 1 yields MAKETPGEMKMDIITGAQIISEALRAQNVRYMFGVVGVPVIEVAMAAQAAGIKYVGMRNEQAACYAASAVGYLTGRPGVCLVVSGPGLIHALGGMANANMNCWPVIVIGGSSDQNQEIMGAFQEFPQVEACRLYSKFSARPSSLEAIPSVIEKAVRSSIYGRPGACYIDIPGDMVNGKVDRSKVREVSCCLPPPVTMAEPQSVSQAVSVLKQSKRPLLIIGKGAAYSRAETNIRDLVDLCGLPFLPTPMGKGVLPDTHPMCVAAARSRALQHADVILLLGARLNWILHFGLPPRFHPDVKIIQVDLCAEELGNNVKPSVALLGDVNAVVKQLLESFRKDPWKYPFDTEWWEILKDKIRSNERASQELALQASVPMNYYTVFYRVRELLPHNCIIVSEGANTMDIGRTILNNYLPRHRLDAGTFGTMGVGLGFAIAAAAVAKEQIPQQRVICVEGDSAFGFSGMEVETICRYSLPIIIIVVNNNGIYSGLDEDTWKELGKMGELPNVAPPVSLLPNAHYEQVMSAFGGSGYFVRTPEELQAALQESLTDCEKPALINVMIDPYSDRKHQDFPWLTRSNL; encoded by the exons ATGGCCAAGGAGACACCTGGGGAAATGAAAATGGATATAATAACAGGAGCTCAAATTATTTCAGAGGCCCTAAGAGCACAA AATGTCAGATACATGTTTGGGGTCGTTGGTGTTCCTGTGATAGAAGTTGCCATGGCAGCCCAAGCGGCTGGGATTAAGTATGTGGGAATGAGAAATGAACAGGCG GCTTGCTATGCTGCTTCTGCTGTCGGCTATCTAACCGGAAG GCCAGGAGTATGTCTTGTTGTCTCTGGTCCAGGTCTCATTCATGCCTTAGGAGGAATGGCAAATGCTAACATGAATTGCTG GCCTGTTATTGTTATTGGAGGGTCCTCAGACCAAAACCAAGAGATAATGGGGGCATTTCAAGAGTTTCCACAG GTGGAAGCCTGTAGACTCTATAGTAAGTTTTCAGCAAGGCCCAGCAGCCTTGAAGCCATTCCATCAGTCATTGAGAAG GCAGTAAGAAGCAGCATTTATGGCCGCCCAGGTGCATGTTACATTGACATACCTGGAGACATGGTAAACGGCAAAGTGGACAGGTCAAAAGTGAG AGAAGTATCGTGTTGCTTGCCACCTCCAGTGACCATGGCAGAACCTCAGTCTGTGTCTCAAGCAGTGTCTGTCCTAAAACAGTCCAAGAGACCTCTCCTTATCATTGGCAAAG GTGCTGCTTATTCCCGAGCTGAAACTAATATCAGAGATCTTGTTGACCTGTGTGGGCTTCCATTCTTACCAACGCCAATGGGGAAAGGGGTTCTGCCAGATACCCATCCGATGTGTGTGGCTGCTGCTCGATCGAG GGCTCTGCAGCATGCTGATGTGATTCTGTTGCTTGGTGCTAGACTAAACTGGATCCTGCATTTCGGTCTCCCACCAAGATTCCATCCGGATGTGAAGATCATACAG GTTGACCTTTGTGCTGAAGAGCTGGGTAATAATGTTAAACCCTCTGTTGCATTGCTGGGTGACGTAAATGCTGTTGTGAAACAG CTTTTGGAGAGCTTCAGGAAAGACCCATGGAAGTATCCTTTTGACACAGAGTGGTGGGAGATCCTAAAAGACAAAATCCGAAGTAATGAAAGGGCATCACAG GAGCTTGCTTTGCAGGCCTCAGTGCCTATGAATTACTACACAGTGTTTTACCGGGTCAGAGAGCTGTTGCCACACAACTGCATCATCGTCAGCGAAGGAGCCAACACCATGGACATCGGACGCACTATTCTTAACAACTATCTTCCACGTCACAG ACTGGATGCTGGCACATTCGGTACAATGGGAGTTGGCCTTGGATTTGCTATAGCAGCTGCAGCTGTCGCCAAGGAGCAGATCCCACAGCAACGGGTCATTTGTGTGGAAGGAGATAGCGCTTTCGGATTTTCTGGCATGGAGGTTGAAACAATATGCAG GTACAGTTTACCAATAATCATCATTGTGGTCAATAACAATGGAATCTACAGTGGTCTTGATGAGGACACATGGAAAGAGCTGGGGAAAATGGGAGAACTTCCAAATGT AGCTCCCCCTGTTTCCCTGCTTCCTAATGCCCATTACGAGCAGGTCATGTCGGCCTTTGGTGGGAGTGGATACTTTGTGAGAACTCCAGAGGAGCTGCAGGCAGCACTGCAGGAGAGTCTGACAGACTGTGAAAAACCTGCTCTGATAAATGTGATGATTGACCCATATTCAGACAGAAAACACCAA GATTTTCCTTGGCTGACTCGTTCCAATCTGTAG